A genomic segment from Thermodesulfobacteriota bacterium encodes:
- a CDS encoding YhcH/YjgK/YiaL family protein: MILDMLANASRYQTLIPGFAAAFVFLARPDLKDLATGKYGIDGENVYATVSKAPGRKPENARLETHERYIDIHLILAGTDLIGWKPASLCATPAGEYDGTADVRFFADEPVVRLATAPGMFAIFFPEDAHMPGVSAGQIHKVIVKVVTVPEKK, encoded by the coding sequence ATGATTTTAGATATGCTGGCAAATGCAAGTCGTTACCAGACGCTTATCCCGGGATTCGCCGCGGCTTTCGTGTTTCTGGCGCGCCCGGATCTGAAGGATCTGGCAACGGGAAAATATGGGATCGACGGCGAAAACGTGTACGCCACGGTATCCAAAGCGCCTGGCCGCAAGCCGGAAAATGCCCGGCTGGAGACACATGAGCGATATATCGATATTCATCTGATTCTGGCCGGAACCGACCTTATCGGCTGGAAGCCGGCCTCGTTGTGCGCGACGCCAGCCGGGGAATATGACGGGACGGCGGACGTGCGGTTTTTCGCGGACGAACCGGTTGTCCGGCTGGCCACCGCTCCTGGTATGTTCGCGATTTTTTTTCCGGAAGACGCGCACATGCCGGGCGTCTCGGCCGGACAAATCCACAAGGTCATCGTCAAGGTCGTGACTGTTCCGGAGAAAAAATGA
- a CDS encoding HD domain-containing protein: MTPEQVDRLKHWFEAYADGFASRAANPEGYLLKKNHTFRVCREIVSLGRELGLDHHALLLAEAAACLHDVGRFRQLDQYGTFVDDLSEDHARIGLRVIEEERLLDGWDVREAEILRAAVAFHNAAALPGDQEEVALVFIKLLRDADKLDIWRVVTTDDQFRNTATPALIALGMTDDGQYSPEALQAVAEKRLVNKSAISRLNDFKLMQISWVFDLNFPPAVRKVIERGYIPAIMATLPASKELTAVFGQVEEWLKPFAP; the protein is encoded by the coding sequence GTGACGCCTGAACAGGTCGATCGTCTCAAACACTGGTTTGAAGCATATGCCGATGGATTTGCCTCCCGGGCCGCAAACCCGGAAGGATACCTGTTGAAGAAAAACCATACTTTTCGGGTCTGCCGGGAGATCGTTTCCCTGGGGCGGGAACTGGGCCTTGATCACCATGCGCTCCTGCTGGCCGAAGCCGCCGCCTGCCTGCATGATGTCGGCCGGTTCCGGCAACTGGACCAGTACGGCACTTTTGTGGACGATCTGTCTGAAGATCACGCCCGGATCGGCCTGCGGGTAATCGAAGAGGAGCGCCTGCTGGATGGATGGGATGTGCGGGAGGCGGAGATTCTGCGCGCGGCCGTCGCTTTTCATAATGCCGCCGCGCTTCCCGGGGACCAGGAAGAGGTCGCCCTGGTTTTTATTAAACTGCTCAGGGATGCCGACAAACTCGATATCTGGAGGGTGGTAACCACCGATGATCAGTTTCGTAACACGGCTACGCCGGCGCTGATCGCGCTCGGCATGACGGATGATGGCCAGTATTCTCCGGAAGCCCTTCAGGCCGTGGCTGAAAAACGGCTGGTTAACAAGTCGGCGATCTCCCGGCTGAACGACTTTAAGCTGATGCAGATCAGCTGGGTGTTTGATTTGAACTTTCCGCCCGCCGTCCGGAAAGTCATTGAGCGGGGGTATATCCCGGCGATCATGGCCACGCTGCCGGCGTCAAAAGAATTGACCGCTGTCTTTGGTCAGGTGGAGGAATGGTTGAAGCCCTTTGCGCCATAA
- a CDS encoding CBS domain-containing protein: MIRARDIMTRDVITVAPETDIAQAAGILLKNHINGVPVINRQGELVGMLCQSDLITQQKRFPLPSIFTFLDGIFSLTSAKALEKEIQKIAATTVADAMTPDPVSVEPDTAIDEVASLMVEKHFHTIPVVDDGRLVGVLGKEDVLKMLVSGNPPA; encoded by the coding sequence ATGATTCGGGCCAGAGACATTATGACCAGGGATGTTATTACCGTTGCGCCGGAGACCGACATTGCCCAGGCCGCCGGCATTCTGCTGAAAAATCACATCAACGGTGTCCCGGTGATAAACCGGCAGGGAGAACTGGTGGGAATGCTCTGCCAGAGTGACCTGATCACCCAGCAAAAGCGCTTTCCACTGCCGTCCATTTTCACCTTCCTGGACGGCATCTTTTCACTCACATCCGCTAAAGCGCTGGAAAAAGAAATACAGAAAATCGCGGCCACCACCGTGGCGGACGCCATGACCCCCGATCCGGTGTCCGTTGAGCCGGACACGGCCATCGATGAAGTGGCCTCCCTGATGGTCGAAAAGCATTTCCACACCATACCGGTGGTGGACGACGGCCGCCTGGTGGGGGTGCTGGGCAAAGAGGACGTCCTGAAAATGCTCGTCAGCGGAAACCCGCCCGCCTGA
- a CDS encoding DUF3108 domain-containing protein, translating into MTRKKQRTGRWLLVMAAALALAVLPVLPLPAKRIPANQVRVSTPVYAPADSFQPLPGLYSYVVSWNGVPAASAALELDRRDGDYEIRASAQTAKGIDVVFKLRYQCATVLAADTFKPKYSFSVAETNSRQKTVRIEFLPDGEILSVRRDDEGNVKTLKFDPDNFTLDPYSAGLLALSQEWKVGDKRRFDLFNGKHRYLIEFVAVRKTSVTVNGKARPAFVLIPSIKKLTKAEADESDDSLRQARIFISADQPRQILKVTSELLFGRVDTEMVGFTPQRKVILKAPAPGDLPPAGVRK; encoded by the coding sequence GTGACCCGGAAAAAGCAACGAACAGGCCGATGGCTTCTCGTCATGGCCGCGGCCCTTGCGCTTGCGGTGCTGCCGGTGCTTCCTTTGCCGGCCAAAAGAATTCCCGCAAATCAAGTGCGGGTTTCCACGCCTGTTTATGCCCCAGCCGATTCTTTTCAGCCATTGCCGGGTCTGTATTCCTATGTGGTGTCATGGAACGGAGTCCCGGCAGCCAGTGCCGCGCTGGAACTGGACCGCCGGGACGGCGATTATGAAATCCGGGCCAGCGCCCAGACGGCCAAGGGAATTGACGTGGTTTTCAAGCTTCGCTACCAGTGCGCGACGGTTCTGGCCGCCGACACTTTCAAACCGAAATATTCGTTTTCCGTTGCCGAAACCAATTCCCGGCAGAAAACCGTCCGGATCGAGTTTCTGCCGGACGGGGAAATCCTCTCCGTGAGGAGGGATGACGAGGGAAATGTCAAAACCCTGAAGTTCGATCCGGACAACTTTACCCTGGATCCTTACTCCGCCGGACTCCTCGCCTTGAGCCAGGAATGGAAAGTGGGCGATAAGCGCCGGTTCGATCTGTTTAACGGCAAACACCGCTATCTGATTGAATTCGTGGCGGTCAGAAAGACATCGGTAACGGTCAATGGAAAAGCCCGCCCGGCCTTTGTCCTTATCCCCAGCATAAAAAAACTGACCAAAGCCGAAGCGGACGAATCAGACGACAGCCTGCGGCAGGCCCGGATCTTCATATCCGCGGATCAGCCCCGGCAGATTCTGAAGGTCACCAGTGAACTGCTGTTCGGCAGGGTGGATACGGAGATGGTCGGTTTTACGCCTCAGCGGAAAGTCATTCTGAAAGCCCCGGCTCCGGGCGACCTTCCCCCCGCCGGCGTCAGAAAGTAG
- the murJ gene encoding murein biosynthesis integral membrane protein MurJ — MASSVYKKVGIASLIMTASIFASRLIGVFREMAIAYTGGASGSVDAYQVAFIIPEILNHVVASGFLSVTFIPIFSHYLAAGEEDRGWELFSVIMTVFGGILVLLTALAFVLTPHLVRLLAPGLTDPGRFHSAVRMTRIIMPAQIFFFAGGLFMAVQFAKERFAVPALAPLIYNLGIIAGGLLGGRWLGMEGFAWGVLAGAFIGNCALQYVGARRIGMRFRFLLRWRHPDLKRYILLTIPLMLGLTMTFVTEIFLKYFGSHLPPGSIAALNYALRIMYIVVALFGQAVGVASYPFLTRLAAEGKVGELNRLLNSTLRYLALVIPLSALFMALRHETVLVLFQRGRFDAAATAITSRLLIFLMLGAFAFAVQTVVVRGFYATQNTLLPALFSTAAAVISLPIYVYGLRYFGADGVALAVSLSAILQVVMLFNLWNRRSGNAGSRSVYLFYLRVIGLSIPLGLLLERLKIFLHTVIDTTTLTGCLVTGTITLAVFLSLLIAAAYALRLEEVIRLGKKLAARLGSGKTHGP, encoded by the coding sequence ATGGCATCTTCCGTATATAAGAAGGTGGGGATCGCCTCCCTGATCATGACGGCGTCGATTTTCGCCAGCCGGCTCATCGGCGTGTTCCGTGAAATGGCCATAGCCTATACCGGCGGCGCCAGCGGCTCCGTGGACGCCTATCAGGTGGCCTTCATCATTCCGGAAATTCTGAACCACGTGGTGGCCAGCGGTTTTCTTTCAGTGACGTTTATCCCGATTTTCTCCCATTACCTGGCCGCGGGGGAGGAAGATCGCGGCTGGGAGCTTTTTTCCGTCATTATGACCGTTTTCGGCGGCATTCTGGTGCTGCTGACCGCTCTGGCTTTTGTGCTGACACCGCACCTGGTCAGGCTGCTGGCGCCCGGTCTGACCGATCCGGGCCGTTTTCACTCTGCCGTGCGCATGACCCGCATCATCATGCCGGCTCAAATTTTTTTCTTTGCCGGCGGTCTTTTCATGGCCGTGCAGTTTGCCAAAGAGCGGTTCGCCGTCCCCGCCCTGGCGCCGCTGATCTACAACCTCGGCATTATCGCCGGCGGCCTGCTGGGAGGACGGTGGCTGGGAATGGAAGGGTTCGCCTGGGGTGTGCTGGCCGGGGCCTTTATCGGCAACTGCGCCCTGCAATACGTCGGCGCCCGCCGGATCGGTATGCGGTTCCGTTTTCTTCTCCGTTGGCGCCATCCGGATTTGAAACGATACATTCTCCTGACCATCCCCCTGATGCTCGGCCTGACCATGACATTTGTCACTGAAATATTCCTGAAGTATTTCGGGTCCCATCTCCCCCCCGGGTCCATCGCCGCACTCAATTACGCCCTGCGGATCATGTATATCGTCGTGGCTCTTTTCGGCCAGGCCGTGGGCGTTGCCTCCTATCCTTTTCTGACGCGCCTGGCCGCCGAAGGCAAGGTGGGCGAACTGAACCGGCTGCTCAACAGCACCCTGCGCTATCTGGCCCTGGTCATTCCCCTTTCAGCGCTGTTCATGGCGCTGCGTCACGAGACGGTCCTGGTCTTGTTCCAGCGGGGCCGGTTTGATGCCGCCGCTACGGCGATCACCTCCCGCCTGCTGATTTTTCTCATGCTCGGCGCTTTTGCCTTCGCGGTGCAGACCGTCGTGGTCCGGGGTTTTTATGCCACCCAGAACACCCTTCTACCGGCGCTGTTTTCAACGGCCGCGGCAGTGATCAGTCTGCCAATCTATGTTTACGGCCTGCGGTACTTCGGCGCGGACGGCGTGGCGCTGGCGGTTTCTCTGTCGGCCATTCTGCAGGTGGTGATGTTGTTTAACCTGTGGAACCGGCGCAGCGGGAACGCCGGCAGCCGTTCGGTTTATCTGTTCTACCTTCGCGTCATCGGACTGTCCATTCCCCTGGGGCTGCTGCTGGAGCGGCTGAAAATATTTCTGCATACGGTCATTGATACAACGACCCTGACGGGCTGCCTGGTCACGGGCACCATCACCCTGGCCGTTTTTCTCAGCCTGCTCATCGCCGCCGCATACGCATTGCGGCTGGAGGAAGTGATCCGCCTGGGGAAAAAACTGGCCGCCCGGCTCGGATCCGGAAAAACGCACGGGCCATGA
- a CDS encoding NifB/NifX family molybdenum-iron cluster-binding protein, giving the protein MKIALPSRQNQIDEHFGHCEHFTVFTIDDRKKIIAEEKIASPAGCGCKSNIAQVLAEKGVTLMLAGNMGQGAVNVLNSHGIEVLRGCAGDVKNVAERWLSGSLKDSGIICAHHEHGCHE; this is encoded by the coding sequence ATGAAAATCGCATTGCCATCCCGTCAGAACCAGATTGACGAACACTTCGGTCATTGTGAGCACTTTACGGTATTCACCATTGACGACCGGAAAAAAATCATCGCGGAAGAAAAAATCGCCTCGCCCGCGGGCTGCGGCTGCAAATCAAACATCGCCCAGGTACTCGCGGAAAAAGGCGTCACCCTGATGCTGGCCGGGAACATGGGCCAGGGCGCGGTGAATGTCTTGAACAGCCACGGCATCGAAGTCCTGAGGGGTTGCGCGGGCGACGTGAAAAATGTTGCGGAAAGGTGGCTGTCCGGCAGCCTGAAGGATTCGGGAATCATCTGCGCGCATCATGAGCACGGCTGCCACGAATAA
- a CDS encoding CreA family protein, translated as MKKIGVILGLVALLAAVFSGWWVFSRPERGTTGEVSTRFRWLGPNDKIVVDAFDDPKVQGVTCHICRAQTGGIKGGMGVAEDTSDASIACRQVGPIRIMGELKDGEQVFDEHRSLVFKKLQVVRFFDRQRNVLVYVAYSDRIIEGSPKNSISTVPIMAWPGP; from the coding sequence ATGAAAAAGATCGGAGTGATTCTGGGCCTTGTTGCCCTCCTGGCCGCGGTTTTCTCCGGTTGGTGGGTTTTCAGCCGCCCGGAGCGCGGTACCACCGGTGAGGTCAGCACCCGCTTCCGGTGGCTCGGACCCAACGATAAGATCGTGGTTGATGCCTTTGACGACCCCAAAGTCCAGGGCGTCACCTGTCACATCTGCCGGGCGCAAACCGGCGGGATAAAAGGCGGAATGGGCGTGGCCGAAGATACCAGTGACGCCAGCATTGCCTGCCGCCAGGTCGGCCCCATCCGGATCATGGGCGAGTTGAAGGACGGCGAACAGGTCTTTGATGAACACCGCAGCCTCGTTTTCAAGAAGCTTCAGGTCGTGCGGTTCTTCGATCGGCAGCGCAACGTCCTGGTTTACGTGGCTTACAGCGACCGTATCATCGAGGGCAGCCCGAAGAACAGCATCAGCACCGTGCCGATAATGGCCTGGCCCGGGCCGTAA
- a CDS encoding DUF167 domain-containing protein — protein MIPVKETAASLEFKVLVVPRSSRNKIVGAVDDALKVKLMAPPVEGAANRMCLEFLAKAFEVPKSSLGIVSGQSGRHKVVAIRFAEDSEGSEHLRRIKALLSGY, from the coding sequence ATGATCCCGGTCAAAGAAACAGCCGCCAGTCTGGAATTTAAGGTGCTGGTGGTGCCCCGATCATCCCGAAACAAGATCGTGGGTGCCGTTGACGACGCCCTCAAGGTAAAGCTGATGGCCCCGCCGGTGGAAGGGGCGGCCAACCGGATGTGCCTGGAGTTTCTGGCCAAAGCCTTTGAGGTTCCCAAATCCTCCCTGGGAATTGTATCCGGCCAATCCGGCCGCCATAAGGTGGTGGCCATCCGTTTCGCGGAAGACAGCGAGGGCAGCGAACACCTCCGGCGGATCAAGGCGCTTTTATCCGGGTATTAA
- the thrH gene encoding bifunctional phosphoserine phosphatase/homoserine phosphotransferase ThrH, which translates to MNIVCSDLEGVFVPEVWINVALKTGIEELKLTTRDISDYDVLMKRRLAILAEHHLTIRDITDVIATIDPLDGAVELLDWLRRQAPVIIVSDTFTQFAGPLMEKLKMPALFCNALIIGDNGAVTGYALRQKDGKKKTVQALKTLNYRVTAMGDSYNDISMLKEADCGILFRPPKNVVAEFPEFPVVTDYATLKTKLSESLALP; encoded by the coding sequence ATGAATATCGTCTGCAGCGACCTGGAAGGCGTGTTTGTTCCGGAAGTGTGGATCAATGTCGCTCTGAAAACCGGCATCGAAGAGCTGAAACTGACCACCCGCGATATATCCGATTATGACGTGCTGATGAAGCGGCGGCTGGCCATCCTGGCCGAACACCACCTGACCATCCGGGATATCACCGACGTGATCGCCACCATCGATCCCCTGGACGGCGCTGTTGAATTGCTGGACTGGCTGCGGCGCCAGGCCCCGGTCATCATCGTGTCCGACACGTTTACCCAGTTCGCCGGGCCGCTCATGGAAAAGCTGAAAATGCCGGCCCTGTTCTGCAACGCGCTGATCATCGGGGACAACGGGGCGGTGACCGGATACGCCCTGCGGCAGAAGGACGGCAAGAAAAAGACTGTTCAGGCCCTGAAAACCTTAAATTACCGGGTCACGGCCATGGGCGACTCCTATAACGACATCAGCATGTTAAAAGAGGCGGACTGCGGTATTCTATTCCGTCCGCCGAAAAATGTCGTGGCCGAGTTTCCGGAGTTTCCCGTGGTCACCGACTATGCGACATTAAAAACCAAACTGTCCGAATCCCTGGCCCTTCCATGA
- a CDS encoding homoserine dehydrogenase — protein MKEISVGLIGCGTVGTGVAKILLEKQPLISSRTGLAIRLKRIADIDTKRDRGLAIPAGVMTADAGAVIGDPDIDIIVELVGGVTIARDLMLRAIDSGKHIVTANKALLSAHGDRIFPLAAEKGVDIAYEASVGGCMPIIRTIRESLVADRIDSIRGILNGTCNYILTKITEEHCPFAVALKEAQEKGFAEADPTLDIDGLDTAHKLAILNTIGFGMTIRLEDIYVEGIRAITPLDIEFAEAFGYRIKLLAISKQTDDGVEARIHPTMIPRGNLLSDVAGSLNAVEVSGDCVGDMILYGRGAGMMPTASAVVSDIVDLARNIAAGIRQRVPALSYRPEAIRPLPVLPMDNLVTRYYFRFTATDRPGVLSKIAGILGNHHISIQSVHQKGQDTGGQVPLVMLSHLAREKDVKQALAEIVQLDIVTDQPVLIRIEDTGGH, from the coding sequence ATGAAAGAGATCTCCGTCGGCCTGATCGGCTGCGGCACGGTCGGCACGGGCGTGGCTAAAATCCTGCTGGAAAAGCAGCCGCTGATCTCCTCCCGGACCGGACTGGCGATCCGGCTGAAACGCATCGCCGACATTGACACAAAACGCGACCGGGGCCTGGCCATTCCGGCGGGCGTCATGACCGCCGATGCCGGAGCGGTCATCGGCGATCCGGACATCGATATCATCGTGGAACTGGTCGGCGGCGTCACCATCGCCCGGGACTTGATGCTGCGGGCCATCGACAGCGGCAAGCACATCGTCACCGCCAACAAGGCACTGCTGTCGGCCCACGGCGACCGGATTTTCCCCCTGGCCGCGGAAAAAGGCGTGGATATCGCCTACGAAGCCAGCGTGGGCGGATGCATGCCCATCATCCGGACCATCCGGGAATCCCTGGTGGCCGACCGGATCGATTCCATCCGCGGGATTCTAAACGGCACCTGCAATTACATCCTGACCAAGATCACGGAAGAGCACTGTCCCTTCGCGGTCGCCCTGAAGGAAGCCCAGGAAAAGGGATTTGCCGAGGCCGACCCCACTCTGGACATTGACGGCCTGGACACCGCCCACAAACTGGCCATTTTAAACACCATCGGCTTCGGCATGACCATCCGGCTGGAGGACATCTACGTTGAGGGCATCAGGGCCATCACGCCGCTGGATATCGAATTTGCCGAGGCCTTCGGCTACCGTATCAAACTGCTGGCCATCAGCAAACAGACCGACGACGGCGTGGAAGCGCGGATTCACCCCACCATGATTCCCCGGGGCAACCTTCTCTCCGATGTGGCCGGATCGCTGAACGCGGTTGAGGTGTCCGGCGACTGCGTGGGGGATATGATTCTGTACGGCCGGGGCGCCGGCATGATGCCCACCGCCAGCGCGGTGGTTTCCGACATCGTCGATCTGGCCAGGAACATTGCCGCCGGCATCCGACAGCGTGTTCCCGCCCTGTCCTACCGGCCCGAGGCCATACGGCCCCTGCCGGTACTGCCCATGGACAACCTGGTGACCCGCTATTATTTCCGGTTTACCGCCACCGACCGGCCCGGCGTGCTTTCCAAAATCGCCGGTATTCTCGGGAACCACCACATCAGCATCCAGTCGGTTCACCAGAAGGGCCAGGATACCGGCGGGCAGGTGCCGCTGGTGATGCTGTCCCATCTGGCCCGCGAGAAAGACGTGAAGCAGGCCCTGGCGGAAATCGTCCAGCTCGACATCGTAACTGACCAACCGGTACTGATCCGGATTGAAGATACCGGCGGTCACTGA
- a CDS encoding aminotransferase class I/II-fold pyridoxal phosphate-dependent enzyme, with amino-acid sequence MENKFGRLDRLPPYVFATVTQLKMEERRAGKDIIDLGMGNPDLPAPDHVIDKLVEAARKPHNHRYSASMGIRKLRLAIADWYQRRYDVAIDYEEEAIATIGVKEGFSHLTLVTISPGDLVFTPSPTYPIHPYATIIAGGNVRGIPVGPGEDFLKNLIDGTRQSWPKPKMLVISYPHNPTTEVVELDFFKEIVAYARKYNVMIIHDFAYADLVFDGYVAPSFLQVEGAKDVGVEFFSLSKSYNMPGWRVGFCVGNRHIVAALRRIKSYLDYGMFQPIQIASIIALNGPQDCVHEICEIYRSRRDALVNGLNRVGWPIEKPKATMFVWARIPEKYRHLGSVEFSKMLIHESQVAVSPGLGFGEYGDDYVRFALIENEMRISQAVRGIKKIL; translated from the coding sequence ATGGAAAATAAGTTTGGAAGGCTGGACCGTCTGCCGCCCTATGTGTTCGCGACGGTTACCCAGCTCAAGATGGAAGAGCGCCGGGCGGGCAAGGATATCATCGATCTGGGCATGGGCAATCCCGACCTGCCGGCCCCTGATCATGTCATCGACAAGCTGGTCGAAGCGGCCCGGAAGCCTCACAATCACCGCTATTCCGCCTCCATGGGCATCCGCAAGCTCCGCCTGGCCATCGCCGACTGGTACCAGCGCCGCTATGACGTGGCCATCGATTACGAAGAAGAAGCCATCGCCACCATCGGCGTCAAGGAGGGGTTCTCCCACCTGACCCTGGTGACCATCAGCCCGGGAGATCTGGTCTTCACCCCCAGCCCGACCTACCCCATTCATCCTTACGCCACCATCATTGCCGGCGGCAACGTCCGCGGTATCCCGGTGGGGCCGGGCGAGGATTTTCTGAAAAACCTCATCGACGGCACCCGCCAGAGCTGGCCCAAACCCAAGATGCTGGTCATCAGCTATCCCCACAACCCCACCACGGAAGTGGTGGAGCTGGATTTCTTCAAGGAGATCGTGGCCTACGCCCGGAAATACAACGTCATGATCATCCATGACTTTGCCTACGCCGACCTGGTCTTTGACGGTTACGTGGCGCCGAGCTTTCTCCAGGTGGAAGGCGCCAAGGACGTGGGCGTGGAGTTTTTTTCCCTGTCCAAGAGCTACAACATGCCCGGCTGGCGCGTCGGCTTCTGCGTCGGCAACCGGCACATCGTCGCGGCCCTGCGGCGGATCAAGAGTTATCTGGATTACGGCATGTTCCAGCCCATCCAGATCGCTTCCATCATCGCCTTAAACGGGCCCCAGGACTGCGTTCATGAAATCTGCGAGATTTACCGTTCCCGGCGCGACGCTCTGGTCAACGGGCTGAACCGGGTGGGCTGGCCCATCGAAAAACCCAAGGCGACCATGTTCGTCTGGGCCCGGATACCTGAAAAGTACCGGCACCTGGGATCGGTAGAGTTCTCCAAAATGCTGATCCATGAGTCCCAGGTGGCGGTCTCCCCGGGCCTGGGGTTCGGCGAGTACGGTGACGACTATGTCCGCTTCGCGCTGATTGAAAATGAAATGCGCATCAGCCAGGCGGTGCGGGGAATTAAAAAAATATTATAG
- the purM gene encoding phosphoribosylformylglycinamidine cyclo-ligase — protein sequence MAAITYKDSGVDIDKGNAFVNQIKKLAKKTKRRGVIGEIGGFGGLFSLDISAMKNPVLVSSTDGVGTKLKIAFMTGKHDTVGIDLVAMCVDDVAVQGASPLFFLDYLAMGQLDLQVATDVVKGIADGCQKAGCALIGGETAELPDFYQPNEYDLAGFTVGVVDNDQIIDGSEIRVGDRIIGIASSGLHSNGYSLARKICFDVMKLKVNKHIDEFGRTLGEELLEPTKIYCEMLKQLTKLFPVHGMAHITGGGLAENLVRILPQTCAGVIEKGSWTVPPVFPFLQQGGKVADEEMQRTFNNGIGMVVVTAKDKFQDVLESINATGEKAFLIGEIKTRQKNAPQVQLK from the coding sequence ATGGCAGCTATCACTTACAAAGATTCAGGCGTTGACATCGACAAGGGCAACGCCTTTGTGAATCAGATCAAGAAACTCGCCAAAAAGACCAAGCGCCGGGGTGTCATCGGAGAGATCGGTGGTTTCGGCGGTCTGTTTTCTCTTGATATTTCCGCCATGAAAAACCCCGTGCTGGTCAGCTCCACCGACGGCGTCGGCACCAAGCTGAAAATCGCCTTCATGACCGGCAAACACGATACCGTCGGCATCGATCTGGTGGCCATGTGCGTGGACGACGTCGCGGTTCAGGGCGCCAGTCCATTGTTTTTCCTTGATTATCTGGCCATGGGCCAGCTGGACCTCCAGGTGGCGACGGATGTGGTCAAGGGTATTGCCGACGGCTGCCAGAAGGCCGGATGCGCCCTCATCGGCGGGGAAACGGCCGAGCTGCCCGATTTCTACCAGCCGAACGAATACGACCTGGCCGGTTTTACGGTCGGCGTAGTCGATAATGATCAGATTATCGACGGCTCCGAAATCCGTGTGGGCGACCGGATCATCGGTATCGCCTCCAGCGGCCTGCACAGCAACGGGTATTCCCTGGCAAGAAAAATCTGTTTTGACGTCATGAAGCTTAAGGTAAACAAGCATATCGACGAGTTCGGCCGGACCCTGGGTGAAGAACTGCTGGAACCCACCAAAATATACTGCGAAATGCTCAAGCAGCTGACCAAACTTTTTCCCGTTCACGGCATGGCCCACATCACCGGCGGCGGACTGGCGGAAAACTTGGTCCGCATTCTGCCCCAGACCTGCGCCGGGGTTATCGAGAAGGGTTCATGGACGGTGCCGCCCGTTTTCCCCTTCCTGCAGCAGGGCGGCAAGGTGGCTGATGAAGAGATGCAGCGGACGTTCAATAACGGCATCGGCATGGTGGTGGTAACCGCCAAGGACAAGTTCCAGGACGTTCTTGAGAGTATTAACGCCACGGGGGAAAAGGCCTTCCTTATCGGAGAGATCAAAACCCGGCAGAAAAACGCTCCCCAGGTCCAGTTAAAGTAA